Proteins encoded together in one Lachnospiraceae bacterium JLR.KK008 window:
- a CDS encoding low molecular weight protein-tyrosine-phosphatase has protein sequence MIKILFVCHGNICRSPMAEFILKNMTAARGLADDFLIESAATSYEEIGNPVYPPARKELARHGISCAGKQARKLRKDDFETFDHLIAMEGYNLRNIRREFGETLTKKVSLMLDYTDQPGDIDDPWYTGEFGTVFAQITEGCEGLLAYLGY, from the coding sequence ATGATAAAAATATTATTTGTCTGCCACGGCAACATCTGTCGTTCCCCGATGGCAGAATTTATTTTAAAGAACATGACTGCTGCGCGCGGTCTGGCAGATGATTTTCTGATCGAATCGGCGGCCACGAGTTATGAGGAGATCGGCAATCCGGTCTATCCGCCAGCGAGGAAGGAGCTGGCGCGCCATGGTATTTCCTGTGCCGGGAAGCAGGCCAGAAAACTGCGAAAAGATGACTTTGAGACTTTCGATCATCTGATTGCGATGGAAGGATACAATCTGCGCAATATACGGCGTGAATTTGGGGAAACACTGACGAAAAAGGTGTCGCTGATGCTGGACTATACCGATCAGCCGGGGGATATTGACGATCCCTGGTATACAGGTGAATTTGGCACTGTGTTTGCACAGATCACGGAAGGCTGTGAAGGTCTTCTCGCTTATCTTGGATATTAG
- a CDS encoding excisionase produces MKEIPIWEKSNLSLEEAAAYSGIGINKLRDFTSDRNCQFVLWVGNKRLIKRRLFDQFIEQEYSIWNLVM; encoded by the coding sequence ATGAAAGAAATCCCCATTTGGGAAAAGAGTAATTTGAGTTTAGAAGAAGCTGCTGCCTATTCTGGAATCGGTATCAACAAGCTGCGTGACTTTACCAGTGACAGAAACTGCCAGTTTGTTTTGTGGGTAGGTAATAAACGGTTAATCAAACGCCGGCTGTTCGACCAGTTTATTGAGCAAGAGTATTCGATTTGGAATTTAGTGATGTAA
- a CDS encoding tyrosine-type recombinase/integrase: protein MKLHIENEMRWAMKKYKKLHPDKTLPHITPYVFRHTFCTNMTKSGMNPKTLQYIMGHSDTGITLNTYTHIDLEIAQEEMIKIQKMS from the coding sequence ATGAAGCTGCATATCGAAAATGAAATGCGTTGGGCAATGAAGAAATACAAGAAGCTGCACCCGGATAAAACATTGCCCCATATCACGCCCTATGTGTTCCGCCATACATTCTGTACCAATATGACAAAGTCTGGGATGAACCCAAAGACTTTGCAATATATCATGGGACATAGTGATACAGGGATAACTCTGAATACATACACCCATATAGACTTAGAAATTGCACAAGAAGAAATGATTAAAATACAGAAAATGAGTTGA
- a CDS encoding TrpB-like pyridoxal phosphate-dependent enzyme yields MSEKTKIPYKIYLDENELPTAWYNLRADMKHKPAPLLNPGTLQPMTADELRGVFCDELIAQELDNTNAYIPIPEEIQNFYKMYRPSPLVRAYCLEEKLQTPARIYYKFEGNNTSGSHKLNSAIAQAYYAKKQGLKGVTTETGAGQWGTALSMACSYFGLDCLVYMVKVSYEQKPFRREVMRTYGATVTPSPSTTTEIGKKILAEHPGTTGSLGCAISEAVEAETSREGYRYVLGSVLNQVLLHQTIIGLETKAALDKYDITPDIIIGCAGGGSNLGGLISPFAGEILRGEKDYRIIAVEPASCPSFTRGVFAYDFCDTGKVCPLAKMYTLGSGFIPSANHAGGLRYHGMSPILSQLYHDGIMEAVSVEQTAVFDAATQFARVEGILPAPESSHAIRIAIDEALKCKETGEEKTIVFGLTGTGYFDMVAYEKYNNGEMADYIPTDDELKPGFDGIPKFPGNEF; encoded by the coding sequence ATGAGTGAAAAAACAAAGATTCCCTACAAAATTTATCTGGATGAAAACGAGCTTCCTACCGCATGGTACAATCTGCGCGCCGACATGAAACATAAACCTGCACCGCTCTTAAATCCGGGCACCTTACAGCCGATGACGGCTGACGAGCTCAGGGGCGTGTTCTGCGACGAACTGATTGCCCAGGAGCTGGACAACACGAATGCTTATATCCCGATTCCGGAAGAAATTCAGAATTTTTATAAAATGTATCGTCCCTCGCCCCTCGTAAGGGCTTACTGTCTGGAAGAAAAACTACAGACACCGGCCAGGATCTATTATAAATTTGAGGGCAATAACACAAGCGGCAGCCATAAGCTGAACTCTGCCATCGCGCAGGCTTATTATGCAAAAAAGCAGGGGCTCAAGGGCGTCACCACCGAGACCGGAGCCGGTCAGTGGGGCACCGCTCTCTCCATGGCGTGTTCTTATTTCGGGCTCGACTGTCTCGTATACATGGTCAAAGTTTCCTATGAGCAGAAACCGTTCCGCCGCGAAGTCATGCGCACCTATGGCGCCACTGTCACACCGTCCCCGAGCACGACGACGGAGATCGGCAAAAAGATACTGGCCGAGCATCCGGGTACGACCGGGAGTCTCGGCTGCGCTATCTCCGAAGCCGTAGAGGCGGAGACATCCCGTGAAGGCTACCGTTACGTGCTGGGCAGCGTGCTCAATCAGGTATTGCTCCATCAGACCATCATTGGACTGGAGACGAAAGCAGCGCTTGACAAATATGACATCACTCCCGATATTATCATCGGTTGTGCCGGCGGCGGCTCCAATCTGGGCGGCCTGATCTCTCCTTTCGCAGGCGAGATTCTCCGCGGCGAGAAAGATTACCGGATCATTGCCGTGGAACCCGCTTCCTGCCCCAGCTTCACAAGAGGCGTGTTCGCCTATGATTTCTGTGATACCGGAAAGGTGTGTCCGCTTGCAAAGATGTATACGCTCGGCAGCGGCTTTATCCCCTCGGCCAACCATGCAGGCGGCCTGCGCTATCACGGCATGAGTCCGATCCTCTCCCAGCTTTATCATGACGGTATCATGGAAGCTGTCAGTGTGGAACAGACGGCCGTATTCGATGCGGCAACCCAGTTTGCCAGAGTGGAAGGCATTCTGCCCGCACCGGAGAGCAGCCATGCAATCCGCATCGCCATTGATGAAGCGCTCAAATGCAAGGAGACGGGTGAGGAGAAGACAATCGTTTTCGGCCTTACGGGCACCGGCTATTTTGATATGGTGGCTTATGAGAAATATAACAATGGCGAGATGGCCGACTATATTCCGACCGATGATGAATTAAAACCGGGCTTTGACGGTATCCCTAAATTCCCGGGAAATGAATTTTAA
- a CDS encoding DUF6194 family protein yields the protein MTPNDILSYCLSNLKDVVLVESWGERGIFYNPDGVLKRGVYVLTVKEKDGDNDKGSMLNRNNVYRVNISLRKQTFIKKFGYIPERPSAGKIVKMDYDFTALDTIIPHPVYAWMGWVCVLNPSDKTFEDFKVMIQESYDFAKEKFNKRKK from the coding sequence ATGACACCCAATGATATTCTTTCCTACTGTCTTTCTAACTTAAAAGATGTTGTACTGGTAGAGAGCTGGGGAGAAAGAGGCATTTTTTATAACCCTGACGGAGTTCTGAAACGGGGAGTATATGTTTTAACTGTTAAAGAAAAAGACGGCGATAATGATAAAGGCTCTATGCTGAACCGTAATAATGTATATCGTGTAAATATTAGTTTAAGAAAACAGACATTTATTAAAAAATTTGGGTATATTCCTGAACGTCCGTCTGCCGGAAAAATTGTGAAAATGGATTATGACTTTACCGCTTTAGATACCATTATTCCGCACCCTGTTTACGCATGGATGGGCTGGGTATGCGTCTTAAATCCCTCTGATAAGACTTTTGAGGATTTCAAGGTGATGATACAAGAATCTTATGATTTTGCAAAAGAAAAATTTAACAAAAGAAAAAAGTAA
- a CDS encoding tRNA-dihydrouridine synthase family protein: MKLEMAPMEGITTYVYRQAYARHFGKIDKYYTPFISLHREKEFSHKEKNEILPEHNAGIFVVPQVLTNSSEDFLRAVRKLQALGYEEVNINLGCPSGTVTAKGKGAGMLSDPQRLDVFLDGVFANTPIAVSVKTRLGMTDVSEWDRLLSVYRNYPLKALIVHARVRDDFYENRPDLEAFARALAESPWPVCYNGDIFQAGDYERIVRMFPSLERVMLGRGLLSDPYLPEGIRRSEQMSGLQEGAADILPGSGGRQTCDWERLRSFHDEVYRGYQETQMGEHNVLCRMKELWTYMKRVFEQAEECENVPGKAGEKETTSTVGNIQRSHGNACVKKIRKAGRYAGYEKAVDELFRSLRDQGGGQ; the protein is encoded by the coding sequence ATGAAGCTGGAAATGGCGCCGATGGAGGGCATTACCACCTATGTTTACCGACAGGCGTATGCCCGTCATTTTGGGAAGATCGACAAATATTATACCCCTTTTATTTCTCTGCACAGGGAAAAGGAGTTCAGTCATAAAGAGAAAAATGAGATTCTGCCGGAGCACAATGCCGGCATTTTCGTTGTTCCACAAGTGCTGACAAACAGCAGTGAAGACTTCCTGCGGGCTGTCCGTAAACTGCAGGCGCTTGGCTATGAGGAAGTGAATATCAATCTGGGCTGTCCATCGGGAACGGTGACAGCCAAAGGGAAGGGCGCAGGTATGCTGAGTGATCCGCAGCGGCTGGACGTTTTTTTGGACGGTGTATTTGCGAATACGCCGATTGCTGTCTCCGTGAAGACAAGGCTTGGAATGACAGACGTGTCAGAATGGGACAGGCTGCTTTCCGTCTACCGGAATTATCCGTTGAAAGCGCTGATCGTCCATGCCCGTGTGCGTGATGATTTTTATGAGAACAGGCCGGATCTTGAAGCCTTCGCCAGGGCTTTGGCAGAAAGCCCGTGGCCGGTCTGCTACAACGGGGATATTTTCCAGGCGGGAGACTATGAGAGGATCGTGCGGATGTTTCCGTCTCTGGAGCGGGTGATGCTTGGACGGGGGTTGCTGTCAGACCCTTATCTGCCGGAGGGGATCAGAAGGTCGGAGCAAATGTCCGGTCTACAGGAAGGGGCGGCAGACATCCTTCCCGGGAGCGGCGGGCGGCAGACATGCGACTGGGAACGTCTGCGCAGTTTTCACGATGAGGTCTATCGGGGGTATCAGGAGACACAGATGGGAGAACACAATGTTCTGTGCCGGATGAAGGAACTGTGGACCTATATGAAACGCGTGTTTGAGCAGGCAGAGGAGTGTGAGAACGTCCCGGGGAAAGCGGGAGAGAAGGAGACGACATCGACGGTCGGCAATATACAGAGGAGCCATGGAAACGCCTGTGTGAAAAAGATCAGAAAGGCCGGCAGATATGCCGGATACGAAAAAGCAGTCGACGAACTTTTCCGGAGTCTGCGGGATCAGGGCGGCGGACAGTGA